A section of the Acidobacteriota bacterium genome encodes:
- a CDS encoding cupin domain-containing protein: MREAVNLADKLAMFTELWQPRIVGELNGHELKVAKVQGEFVWHHHDDTDDFFLVLQGRLRIQLRDGEGVESEVELGPGELYVVPRGVEHRPVAQEETHLLLIERADTPNTGDPATAAPRRVI, encoded by the coding sequence ATGAGGGAAGCGGTCAATTTGGCTGACAAGCTGGCGATGTTCACCGAGCTTTGGCAGCCGCGCATCGTCGGGGAGCTCAACGGTCACGAGCTGAAGGTGGCCAAGGTACAAGGAGAGTTCGTCTGGCATCACCACGACGACACCGACGACTTCTTCCTGGTGCTCCAGGGGCGGCTGAGGATTCAGCTGCGGGACGGGGAGGGCGTGGAGTCGGAGGTGGAGCTCGGCCCTGGGGAGCTCTACGTCGTGCCCCGAGGCGTCGAGCACCGGCCGGTGGCGCAGGAGGAAACCCACCTCCTACTCATCGAGCGCGCCGACACCCCCAACACCGGCGACCCGGCGACGGCGGCGCCGCGGCGGGTGATTTAG
- a CDS encoding V-type ATP synthase subunit A: MAERTAQAETQSQARARVVAVQNDLITLEAAEEGQLMKNEVIYVCPRGTDEQLKGEVLRVRGRTADAQIFEETRGVSVGDPVEQTGELLSAQLGPGLLANVYDGLQNPLHTIAGDHGFFLPKGVKVSALDPQARWAFSPKVKEGDRLDASGVLGSVHEGRFEHKIMVPFDEPGPVEVTWIQAGTFTVDTAVARIRDASGNEREVTMTQSWPVRKALPQNLLRRRLAERLYPSEPLITTQRLIDTFFPIARGGTACIPGPFGAGKTVLQHLLSRYSAADIVIVVGCGERAGEIVEILTEFPELSDPRTGGSLMDRTVIIANTSSMPVAAREASIYLGITLGEYYRQMGYSVLLLADSTSRWAQALRETSGRLEEIPGEEAFPAYLDSAIRGLYERAGVLQTQDGSVGSLTIIGNVSPAGGNFEEPVTQSTLATVKTFLGLSAARAYKRYYPAVDPLISWSRYLEQLAAWFDQNVAQGWTGRVAELSRLLKRGDEIEQMMQVTGEEGITLTDFVTQQKALLVDMVYLQQDAFDSVDATTSLERQKASFALVYDLASRDYDFADKEAARTFFTRLTGLYKNLNYAREDSPQYADYRRQIEELAQGVTRRPAAVSA; encoded by the coding sequence ATGGCAGAGCGGACAGCACAGGCTGAGACTCAGTCCCAGGCCCGGGCCCGGGTGGTGGCGGTGCAGAACGACCTCATCACCCTCGAAGCGGCGGAAGAAGGCCAGCTGATGAAGAACGAGGTGATCTACGTCTGCCCCCGGGGTACCGACGAGCAGCTCAAGGGCGAGGTCCTGCGGGTGCGCGGTCGCACCGCCGATGCCCAGATCTTCGAGGAGACCCGCGGTGTCTCCGTGGGCGACCCGGTGGAGCAAACCGGTGAGCTGCTCTCCGCCCAGCTCGGACCGGGGCTGCTGGCCAACGTCTACGACGGCCTGCAGAACCCTCTGCACACCATCGCCGGTGATCACGGTTTCTTCCTGCCCAAGGGAGTCAAGGTCTCGGCCCTCGATCCTCAGGCCCGCTGGGCCTTCTCCCCCAAGGTCAAAGAGGGCGATCGCCTCGACGCCAGCGGCGTGCTGGGAAGCGTCCACGAGGGCCGCTTCGAGCACAAGATCATGGTGCCCTTCGACGAGCCCGGCCCGGTGGAAGTGACCTGGATCCAGGCCGGAACCTTCACCGTCGACACCGCCGTCGCCCGCATCCGGGACGCCTCCGGCAACGAGCGCGAGGTGACCATGACCCAAAGCTGGCCGGTGCGCAAAGCGTTGCCCCAGAACCTGCTGCGGCGCCGGTTGGCGGAACGCCTCTATCCCTCCGAGCCGCTGATCACCACCCAGCGCCTCATCGACACCTTCTTCCCCATCGCCCGCGGCGGCACCGCCTGCATCCCCGGCCCCTTCGGCGCCGGCAAGACGGTGCTCCAGCACCTCCTCTCCCGCTACTCCGCCGCCGACATCGTCATCGTGGTGGGCTGCGGCGAGCGCGCCGGCGAGATCGTCGAGATCCTCACCGAATTCCCCGAGCTCAGCGATCCCCGCACCGGCGGCTCGCTGATGGACCGCACGGTGATCATCGCCAACACCTCGTCCATGCCGGTGGCGGCCCGGGAGGCTTCCATCTATCTGGGCATCACCCTCGGCGAGTACTATCGCCAGATGGGCTACAGCGTGCTGCTGCTGGCGGATTCCACCTCCCGCTGGGCCCAGGCCCTGCGCGAGACCTCCGGCCGGCTGGAGGAGATCCCCGGCGAGGAGGCCTTCCCCGCCTACCTCGATTCCGCCATCCGCGGCCTCTACGAGCGCGCCGGCGTGCTCCAGACCCAAGACGGCTCCGTCGGCAGCCTGACCATCATCGGCAACGTCTCCCCCGCCGGCGGCAACTTCGAGGAGCCGGTGACCCAGAGCACCCTGGCGACGGTGAAGACCTTCCTCGGCCTCTCCGCCGCCCGCGCCTACAAGCGCTACTATCCGGCGGTGGATCCGCTGATCTCCTGGTCGCGCTATCTGGAGCAGCTGGCGGCGTGGTTCGATCAGAACGTCGCCCAGGGTTGGACCGGCCGCGTCGCGGAGCTCTCCCGGCTGCTCAAACGCGGCGACGAGATCGAGCAGATGATGCAGGTCACCGGCGAGGAAGGCATCACTCTGACGGACTTCGTCACCCAGCAGAAGGCTCTGCTGGTGGACATGGTCTATCTCCAGCAGGACGCCTTCGATTCCGTCGACGCCACCACCTCGCTGGAGCGCCAGAAAGCTTCCTTCGCTCTGGTCTACGACCTGGCGAGCCGAGACTACGACTTCGCCGACAAAGAAGCAGCCCGCACTTTCTTTACTCGCCTCACGGGGTTGTACAAGAACCTCAACTACGCGCGGGAAGACTCACCCCAATACGCCGACTACCGCCGGCAGATCGAAGAGCTCGCCCAAGGCGTCACCCGCCGGCCCGCGGCGGTGTCGGCCTGA